A window from Thermomonas aquatica encodes these proteins:
- a CDS encoding VOC family protein, whose amino-acid sequence MAKVTGIGGVFLKCRGDSAALAAWYQQHLGLPLETWGGAILRWPDDKAEDKGLTVWSLADKDSQWFSPSESAFMINYRVDDLDELLAQLQADGVAVVAGPESHENGKFAWIMDPDGNKVELWEPMLWDEKNKGA is encoded by the coding sequence ATGGCAAAGGTCACCGGAATCGGCGGCGTCTTCCTGAAGTGCAGGGGCGACAGCGCCGCGCTGGCGGCGTGGTACCAGCAGCACCTGGGCCTGCCGCTGGAGACCTGGGGCGGCGCCATCCTGCGCTGGCCGGACGACAAGGCCGAGGACAAGGGCCTCACCGTGTGGAGCCTGGCCGACAAGGACAGCCAGTGGTTCAGCCCCAGCGAGTCCGCCTTCATGATCAATTACCGGGTCGACGACCTCGACGAACTGCTGGCGCAATTGCAGGCCGATGGCGTGGCCGTCGTCGCCGGCCCGGAATCGCACGAGAACGGCAAGTTCGCCTGGATCATGGATCCGGACGGCAACAAGGTCGAATTGTGGGAGCCCATGCTTTGGGACGAGAAGAACAAGGGTGCGTGA
- a CDS encoding ATP-dependent DNA helicase: MVPTSRLGLGVRDALSEGAALAQRIPGFVARPAQQRLAVAVADAFESRGVLLAEAGTGTGKTFAYLVPALLSGMKTIVSTGTRALQDQLYFRDLPRVRDALGTGLKTALLKGRANYLCRYRMEQAKGDAQPAKGMFSSRELVAQFQRVVAWSGRTQFGDMSELASLPEDSPLLPQVTSTADNCLGTDCPFWGDCFVVQARQRAQTADIVVVNHHLLLADLALKQEGFGEILPGAQAFVVDEAHQLPELAAQFFGEGLGARPLVELARDAIAECKDVPGALGSVQEPARALEQAARALRAAMDNLPQRGTAWRALDEVDIEPAFQALAGSLRAMRETLEPLREAAPGFDACHLRASDQLGRLQRWLGAEADHGTDDAEHADAAAGDPAASVHWYELTPRGFRLQRTPLDVSGPLRRHRDESRAAWVFTSATLAVDGHFRHIAQRLGINECVELLEPSPFDWDRQALCFLPPRLPEPASREFGPALVETLRPVLEASGGRAFLLFASHRALREAAELLRGAPWPLFVQGSEPRHVLLQKFRDSGDGVLLGTASFREGVDVAGDALSVVVIDKLPFAAPDDPVFEARLDAIRRGGGNPFRDEQLPQAVIALKQGAGRLIRTESDRGVLVLCDPRLTQKTYGRVFLDSLPPLPRTRELADVQRFFAQAPSAQ; encoded by the coding sequence ATGGTGCCGACTTCGCGCCTGGGCCTGGGCGTCCGCGATGCGCTGTCCGAGGGCGCGGCGCTGGCCCAGCGGATCCCCGGCTTCGTCGCGCGCCCCGCGCAGCAGCGGCTGGCGGTCGCCGTTGCCGATGCCTTCGAATCGCGCGGCGTGCTGCTGGCCGAGGCCGGCACCGGCACCGGCAAGACCTTCGCCTACCTCGTGCCCGCGCTGTTGTCGGGCATGAAGACCATCGTCTCGACGGGTACGCGCGCCTTGCAGGACCAGCTGTATTTCCGCGACCTGCCGAGGGTGCGCGATGCGCTCGGCACCGGCCTGAAGACCGCGCTGCTGAAGGGCCGCGCGAACTACCTGTGCCGCTATCGGATGGAGCAGGCGAAGGGCGATGCGCAGCCCGCCAAGGGGATGTTCTCCTCGCGCGAGCTGGTTGCCCAGTTCCAGCGCGTGGTGGCGTGGAGCGGGCGCACGCAATTCGGCGACATGTCCGAACTGGCCTCGCTGCCGGAAGACTCGCCGCTGCTGCCGCAGGTCACCTCCACCGCCGACAACTGCCTGGGCACCGATTGCCCGTTCTGGGGCGACTGCTTCGTGGTGCAGGCGCGCCAGCGCGCGCAGACCGCGGACATCGTGGTGGTCAACCACCACTTGCTGCTGGCCGACCTCGCGCTCAAGCAGGAAGGCTTCGGCGAGATCCTGCCAGGTGCGCAGGCGTTCGTGGTCGACGAGGCGCACCAGTTGCCGGAACTCGCCGCGCAGTTCTTCGGCGAAGGCCTGGGCGCCCGCCCGCTGGTCGAGCTGGCGCGCGACGCGATCGCCGAATGCAAGGACGTGCCGGGTGCGCTGGGCAGCGTGCAGGAACCGGCGCGCGCGCTGGAGCAGGCGGCACGCGCGCTGCGCGCGGCGATGGACAACCTCCCGCAGCGCGGCACCGCGTGGCGCGCGCTGGACGAGGTCGACATCGAGCCCGCCTTCCAGGCGCTGGCCGGGTCGCTGCGGGCGATGCGGGAAACGCTGGAACCGTTGCGCGAGGCCGCGCCGGGTTTCGACGCCTGCCATCTGCGTGCCAGCGACCAGCTGGGCCGCCTGCAGCGCTGGTTGGGCGCCGAGGCCGACCACGGCACGGATGATGCCGAGCATGCCGATGCGGCGGCGGGCGACCCCGCCGCCAGCGTGCACTGGTACGAACTCACCCCGCGCGGCTTCCGCCTGCAACGCACGCCACTGGACGTGTCCGGGCCATTGCGCCGGCATCGCGACGAATCGCGCGCGGCCTGGGTGTTCACCTCGGCCACGCTGGCGGTGGACGGGCATTTCCGCCACATCGCGCAGCGGTTGGGCATCAACGAATGCGTGGAATTGCTCGAGCCCAGCCCGTTCGACTGGGACCGGCAGGCGCTGTGCTTCCTGCCGCCGCGCCTGCCGGAACCGGCCTCGCGCGAGTTCGGCCCGGCGCTGGTCGAAACCCTGCGGCCGGTGCTCGAGGCTTCCGGCGGCCGCGCGTTCCTGCTGTTCGCCTCGCATCGCGCGCTGCGCGAAGCCGCCGAATTGCTGCGCGGCGCGCCGTGGCCGCTGTTCGTGCAGGGCAGCGAGCCGCGGCATGTGCTGCTGCAGAAATTCCGCGATTCCGGCGATGGCGTGCTGCTCGGCACCGCCAGCTTCCGCGAGGGCGTGGACGTGGCCGGTGATGCGCTGTCGGTCGTGGTCATCGACAAGCTGCCGTTCGCCGCGCCGGACGATCCGGTGTTCGAGGCGCGCCTCGACGCGATCCGCCGCGGCGGCGGCAACCCGTTCCGCGACGAACAGCTGCCGCAGGCGGTGATCGCGCTCAAGCAGGGCGCCGGCCGCCTGATCCGCACCGAGAGCGACCGCGGCGTGCTGGTGCTGTGCGATCCGCGCCTGACCCAGAAGACCTACGGCCGGGTGTTCCTGGATTCGTTGCCGCCGTTGCCCAGGACGCGCGAGCTGGCCGACGTGCAGCGCTTCTTCGCGCAGGCGCCGAGTGCGCAATAA
- the mrcB gene encoding penicillin-binding protein 1B — translation MPRIEDQDDDLQDDDQGGDAGGSGWRSRLLTWGLAGAALLLGFLVPYMLYLNHQVGERFGKLRWQVPTRVYARPLTLRDGLAMDAQTLKTELDAASYHAGDGKRAGTYARNGGRWRISSRGYDDVDGRIAPAQLEVTLSGGEVVAIRDLGSRKSLRSARLDPARIATLYGQQQEERRLVRIEEVPELLVTGLQAVEDRDFNHHIGVDFSGMLRAVFVNVKSGGDTRQGASTLTQQLARSGLLGIGKEQTYTRKFKEILFSLLLEARYDKRTILEAYFNQVDLGQRGAQAIRGVAAASEFWFGRDLRDLSTEQIALMIGMVKGPSWYNPRRNPERATERRNFVLAKMRENDLIDDKEYQRAIKAPLGVTENAGNVAANRFPAYVDLVRKQLARDYPSDSISGAGLSVMSGMSPSAQGYAEGAVGRTLKSIGSKGRPPLQAGMVMTDVHNGDVLAVVGSRDFTEQGFNRAVDAKRPVGSLLKPFVYLLALAQPDKWSLASTVSDAPVTVSLGRGRDWKPGNSDNRSHGTVRVIDALAQSYNQATVRLGMDVQPKRLAELIHTLAGIQSEGQPSLILGAVDQSPYAMAQLYQFLASDGEIQPLHAVRGVLDSRGRAIKRYDSDAPPAQKGDAVAARLVGTALQYAVTSGTGRPLIRDGLGGLSPAGKTGTSNDGRDSWFAGYTGDHLAVVWVGNDQNKETGLYGATGGMRVWSDIFARLPSAPLRIPGEGLDWQWIEGGHSTDPGCPGARRFAFVAGYAPGYQQCVYAPPPAVDEFGNPLPEEGSDPENPLERAGQALRDFFGCDPAKQVPPPPPEQTPPAQPAQ, via the coding sequence ATGCCGCGCATCGAAGACCAAGACGACGACCTGCAAGACGACGACCAGGGCGGCGACGCAGGCGGCAGCGGCTGGCGATCGCGCCTGCTGACCTGGGGCCTGGCCGGCGCGGCATTGCTGCTGGGCTTCCTGGTCCCGTACATGCTGTACCTGAACCACCAGGTCGGCGAACGCTTCGGCAAGCTGCGCTGGCAGGTGCCGACCCGGGTCTACGCACGGCCGCTGACCCTGCGCGACGGCCTGGCGATGGATGCGCAAACCCTGAAGACCGAGCTGGATGCCGCGTCCTACCACGCCGGCGACGGCAAACGTGCAGGCACCTATGCGCGCAACGGCGGGCGCTGGCGGATTTCCAGCCGCGGCTACGACGATGTCGATGGCCGGATCGCCCCGGCGCAGTTGGAGGTGACGCTGTCCGGAGGCGAAGTCGTGGCGATCCGCGACCTCGGCAGCCGCAAGTCGCTGCGCAGCGCGCGCTTGGACCCGGCGCGCATCGCCACCCTGTACGGCCAGCAGCAGGAAGAGCGGCGGCTGGTGCGGATCGAGGAAGTGCCGGAACTGCTGGTCACCGGCCTGCAGGCGGTCGAGGACCGCGACTTCAACCACCACATCGGGGTGGACTTCAGCGGCATGCTGCGCGCCGTGTTCGTCAACGTGAAATCCGGCGGCGATACCCGCCAGGGCGCCAGCACGCTGACCCAGCAGCTGGCGCGCAGCGGCCTGCTCGGGATCGGCAAGGAACAGACCTACACCCGCAAGTTCAAGGAAATCCTGTTTTCGCTGCTGCTGGAAGCGCGCTACGACAAGCGCACCATCCTCGAGGCCTATTTCAACCAGGTCGACCTGGGCCAGCGCGGCGCGCAGGCGATCCGCGGCGTGGCCGCGGCCTCGGAATTCTGGTTCGGCCGCGACCTGCGCGACCTCTCCACCGAACAGATCGCGCTGATGATCGGGATGGTGAAGGGGCCGTCCTGGTACAACCCGCGACGCAACCCGGAGCGCGCCACCGAACGCCGCAATTTCGTGCTCGCCAAGATGCGCGAGAACGACCTGATCGACGACAAGGAATACCAGCGCGCGATCAAGGCGCCGCTGGGCGTGACCGAGAACGCCGGCAACGTCGCCGCCAACCGCTTCCCGGCATACGTGGACCTGGTGCGCAAGCAACTGGCGCGCGATTACCCGTCCGATTCGATTTCCGGCGCCGGCCTGTCGGTGATGAGCGGCATGTCGCCGTCCGCGCAGGGCTATGCCGAAGGCGCGGTGGGCCGCACGCTGAAATCGATCGGCAGCAAGGGCCGTCCACCGTTGCAGGCCGGTATGGTGATGACCGACGTGCACAACGGCGACGTGCTCGCGGTGGTCGGCAGCCGCGATTTCACCGAGCAGGGCTTCAACCGCGCGGTCGATGCCAAGCGCCCGGTCGGCTCGCTGCTCAAGCCCTTCGTCTACCTGCTCGCGCTCGCCCAGCCGGACAAATGGTCGCTGGCCAGCACGGTCAGCGATGCGCCGGTGACGGTGAGCCTGGGCCGCGGCCGCGACTGGAAGCCCGGCAATTCCGACAATCGCAGCCATGGCACGGTGCGCGTGATCGACGCGCTGGCGCAGAGCTACAACCAGGCCACGGTGCGGCTGGGCATGGACGTGCAGCCGAAGCGGCTGGCGGAATTGATCCACACCCTGGCCGGCATCCAGTCCGAGGGGCAGCCGTCGCTGATCCTCGGCGCGGTGGACCAGAGCCCGTATGCGATGGCGCAGCTCTACCAGTTCCTCGCCTCCGACGGCGAGATCCAGCCGTTGCACGCGGTGCGCGGCGTGCTGGATTCGCGCGGGCGCGCGATCAAGCGTTACGACAGCGATGCGCCACCCGCGCAGAAGGGCGATGCGGTGGCCGCGCGCCTGGTCGGCACCGCGCTGCAGTACGCGGTCACGTCCGGCACCGGCCGGCCGCTGATCCGCGACGGCCTCGGCGGCCTGTCGCCGGCCGGCAAGACCGGCACCAGCAACGATGGCCGCGACAGCTGGTTCGCCGGCTACACCGGCGACCACCTCGCGGTGGTCTGGGTCGGCAACGACCAGAACAAGGAAACCGGCCTGTACGGCGCCACCGGCGGCATGCGGGTGTGGTCGGACATCTTCGCGCGCCTGCCGAGCGCGCCGTTGCGGATCCCGGGCGAGGGTCTGGACTGGCAGTGGATCGAAGGCGGGCACAGCACCGATCCGGGCTGCCCGGGCGCGCGCCGCTTCGCCTTCGTCGCCGGTTATGCGCCCGGCTACCAGCAGTGCGTGTACGCGCCGCCGCCGGCGGTGGACGAATTCGGCAATCCGTTGCCTGAAGAGGGCAGCGATCCGGAGAACCCGCTCGAACGCGCCGGCCAGGCGCTCCGCGACTTCTTCGGCTGCGATCCGGCCAAGCAGGTGCCGCCGCCTCCGCCGGAGCAAACGCCGCCGGCGCAGCCCGCGCAGTAA
- a CDS encoding glycosyltransferase — protein sequence MPIPAEARFWIARGLGLWRRGWASLRNRGLAASWQRLKLHFRRGTVPAQALYAPQPAPFAGFSIATAAAPRASIVIPVHGAFAHTLACLRALAAHPPRASFELIVVDDASPDDTLAKLARVDGLRVHARETNGGFIAACNDGAALARGEFLVFLNNDTVPQPGWLDAMLETFERHADAGLVGAKLVYPDGRLQEAGGVVFADGSGWNYGRGESPDDCRFAYLRDADYCSGAAIAIPRTLFERLGGFDARYAPAYYEDTDLAFAVRGAGLRVLYQPASLVVHDEGATSGTDLAQGPKAAQVRNQSVFARKWQEALREQLPAGTIPTPALLHRARPQILIVDALTPQPDRDSGSLRLVNLMRLLIGEGAHVVFLPANRSADGAYTEALQQLGVECWHAPYAAGIPAWLREHGPRFDVAMVSRHYVASEFLPLLRKHAPQAKLLFDTVDLHYLRERRAAELSGDRVALRAAQRTRELELGLIAKADATLVVSDTERALLADDAPQADVRILSNLHALGAQGPAWSQRKDLLFVGGFRHPPNVDAVLWFAREVFPRIRAARPGMQFHCIGGDVPAEVQALSAIDGIRIHGHVPDLQPWLDGCRLSVAPLRYGAGVKGKVNQAMAHGLPVVATSPAVEGMHLVDGRDALVADDAGGFADAVLRLHGDEALWNRIAANGRDNVARHFSMDAARDVVGELFLSGRR from the coding sequence ATGCCCATCCCCGCCGAAGCGCGCTTCTGGATCGCGCGCGGGCTGGGCCTGTGGCGACGCGGCTGGGCCAGCCTGCGCAACCGCGGGCTGGCGGCGAGCTGGCAGCGGCTCAAGCTGCACTTCCGGCGCGGCACGGTCCCGGCCCAGGCCCTGTATGCGCCGCAACCCGCGCCGTTCGCCGGGTTCTCGATCGCCACCGCCGCGGCCCCGCGCGCCAGCATCGTGATCCCGGTGCATGGCGCGTTCGCGCACACCCTCGCCTGCCTGCGCGCGCTGGCCGCGCATCCGCCGAGGGCCTCGTTCGAGCTGATCGTGGTCGACGACGCTTCGCCTGACGACACGCTGGCGAAGCTCGCCCGGGTCGATGGCTTGCGCGTGCACGCCCGCGAAACCAATGGCGGCTTCATCGCCGCCTGCAACGACGGCGCGGCGCTGGCGCGCGGCGAGTTCCTGGTCTTCCTCAACAACGACACCGTGCCGCAGCCGGGCTGGCTGGATGCGATGCTGGAGACCTTCGAGCGACATGCGGACGCCGGCTTGGTCGGCGCCAAGCTCGTGTATCCCGACGGCCGCCTGCAGGAAGCCGGCGGCGTGGTATTCGCCGATGGCTCGGGCTGGAACTACGGTCGCGGCGAATCGCCCGACGACTGCCGGTTCGCCTATCTGCGCGATGCCGATTACTGCAGCGGCGCGGCGATCGCGATCCCGCGCACGCTGTTCGAGCGCCTTGGCGGGTTCGACGCACGCTACGCACCCGCGTATTACGAAGACACCGACCTCGCCTTCGCGGTGCGCGGCGCCGGCCTGCGCGTGCTGTACCAGCCGGCTTCGCTGGTCGTCCACGACGAAGGCGCGACTTCCGGCACCGATCTTGCGCAAGGCCCGAAAGCCGCGCAGGTGCGCAACCAATCGGTGTTCGCGCGCAAATGGCAGGAGGCGCTGCGCGAACAGCTGCCCGCAGGCACGATCCCGACGCCGGCCTTGCTGCATCGTGCCCGGCCGCAAATCCTGATCGTCGATGCACTGACCCCGCAACCGGACCGCGATTCCGGCTCGCTGCGGCTGGTGAACCTGATGCGCCTGCTGATCGGGGAAGGCGCGCATGTGGTGTTCCTGCCGGCCAACCGCAGCGCCGACGGCGCGTACACCGAGGCGCTGCAGCAACTCGGCGTGGAGTGCTGGCACGCGCCCTACGCCGCCGGCATCCCGGCCTGGTTGCGCGAGCACGGGCCGCGCTTCGACGTGGCGATGGTCAGCCGGCACTACGTCGCCAGCGAATTCCTGCCGCTGCTGCGCAAGCACGCGCCGCAGGCGAAACTGCTGTTCGATACCGTCGACCTGCACTACCTGCGCGAGCGACGCGCGGCCGAACTCTCCGGCGACCGCGTCGCCCTGCGCGCCGCGCAGCGAACCCGCGAACTCGAACTCGGCCTGATCGCGAAGGCCGATGCCACCCTGGTGGTCAGCGACACGGAGCGGGCACTGCTTGCCGACGATGCGCCGCAAGCGGACGTGCGCATCCTGTCCAACCTGCACGCACTCGGTGCGCAAGGACCGGCCTGGTCGCAGCGCAAGGACCTGCTGTTCGTCGGCGGCTTCCGCCATCCGCCGAATGTCGATGCGGTGCTGTGGTTCGCGCGCGAGGTGTTCCCGCGCATCCGTGCAGCGCGGCCCGGCATGCAATTCCACTGCATCGGCGGCGACGTGCCGGCCGAAGTGCAGGCGCTGTCCGCCATCGACGGCATCCGCATCCACGGCCATGTGCCGGACCTGCAGCCGTGGCTCGACGGTTGCCGGCTTTCGGTCGCGCCGCTGCGTTACGGCGCCGGGGTGAAGGGCAAGGTCAACCAGGCAATGGCGCATGGCCTGCCGGTGGTGGCCACTTCGCCCGCGGTGGAAGGCATGCATCTGGTCGATGGACGGGACGCATTGGTTGCGGACGATGCCGGCGGCTTCGCCGATGCCGTGCTGCGGCTGCACGGCGACGAAGCGCTGTGGAACCGCATCGCCGCCAACGGCCGCGACAATGTCGCCCGCCATTTCTCGATGGACGCCGCGCGCGACGTGGTCGGCGAGCTGTTCCTGTCCGGCCGGCGCTGA
- a CDS encoding RelA/SpoT family protein: MPATVATATNYAEALSRLPAGALPETLAAWWRAQAEAGAPMRDAADVLADTLRILVSLNADADVMAAALLDALVDVEPRAAEAKVAIPERLQALLEGQRAASRVWALHRDHGGGRNPEGMRRLLLALVRDLRVVPIVLARQLSRMRAAWRLPLEEQRALAQLTRDIHAPLANRLGIWQLKWELEDLAFRSLETETYLRIARLLDDNRSGRERYIEQAKRQLHEALVAQGITGAEIAGRPKHIFSIWKKMRKKDAPISELYDLRALRVLVDDVGDCYAVLGLVHALWLPVPSEFDDYIARPKSNGYRSLHTAVVGPDGKTLEVQIRTREMHAQAELGVAAHWRYKEGGAAGGAAMDKRIAWMRKLLEQAAEAAKEGEASPLDAMDSELVEDRVYALTPKGEVVDLQQGATVLDFAYQVHTMVGHRCRGAKVDGRIVQLNHQLRSGERVEILTGKTAEPRRDWLQASSGSLASNRSREKVRAWFNKLDRARNLQAGRELLDKDLRRMGLLQADLQPVLGKFNVDSIDDLLVLVALGDVGPNQVGRALLDLEKPAEEPALPASPAPAKTTAPAAGTVTVQGVDNLLAQVARCCQPLPGEAIVGYLTRARGVSVHRPDCASFLRLASKQPARVLPVEWGARSGGHEVAVRIEAVDRKWLLKDITTLVAQLGIHVLGLHADQARDGNGRVVLSVRVRVGDYGQLGLLLGRLEAMAGIESARRG, encoded by the coding sequence ATGCCCGCAACCGTCGCCACCGCTACGAATTACGCCGAGGCGCTGTCGCGCCTGCCGGCGGGCGCGTTGCCGGAAACGTTGGCGGCGTGGTGGCGGGCGCAGGCCGAGGCCGGCGCGCCGATGCGCGATGCCGCCGACGTGCTGGCCGACACCCTGCGCATCCTCGTTTCCTTGAATGCCGATGCCGACGTGATGGCGGCGGCGTTGCTGGATGCGCTGGTCGATGTCGAGCCGCGCGCGGCCGAGGCCAAGGTCGCGATCCCCGAGCGCCTGCAAGCCTTGCTGGAAGGTCAACGCGCCGCGAGTCGCGTGTGGGCGCTGCATCGCGACCACGGCGGCGGCCGCAACCCGGAAGGCATGCGCCGGCTGTTGCTGGCCCTGGTGCGCGACCTGCGGGTGGTGCCGATCGTGCTGGCGCGGCAGTTGTCGCGCATGCGCGCGGCCTGGCGCCTGCCGCTGGAGGAGCAGCGCGCGCTGGCGCAACTCACCCGCGACATCCACGCGCCGCTGGCCAACCGGCTGGGCATCTGGCAGCTGAAGTGGGAGCTGGAAGACCTCGCGTTCCGCTCGCTGGAAACCGAGACCTACCTGCGCATCGCCCGCTTGCTGGACGACAACCGCAGCGGGCGCGAGCGCTACATCGAACAGGCCAAGCGGCAATTGCACGAGGCCTTGGTGGCGCAGGGCATCACCGGCGCGGAGATCGCCGGGCGGCCGAAGCACATCTTCAGCATCTGGAAGAAGATGCGGAAGAAGGATGCGCCGATCAGCGAGTTGTACGACCTGCGTGCGCTGCGCGTGCTGGTGGATGACGTGGGGGACTGCTACGCCGTGCTGGGGCTGGTGCATGCGCTGTGGCTGCCGGTCCCGAGCGAGTTCGACGACTACATCGCCCGGCCCAAGAGCAACGGCTATCGCTCGCTGCACACTGCTGTGGTCGGCCCGGACGGCAAGACCCTGGAAGTGCAGATCCGCACCCGCGAGATGCATGCGCAGGCCGAGCTCGGCGTGGCCGCGCACTGGCGCTACAAGGAAGGCGGCGCGGCCGGCGGCGCGGCGATGGACAAGCGCATCGCGTGGATGCGCAAGCTGCTGGAGCAGGCCGCCGAGGCCGCGAAGGAAGGCGAGGCCTCGCCGCTGGACGCGATGGACAGCGAGCTGGTCGAGGATCGCGTGTACGCGCTGACCCCGAAGGGCGAAGTGGTCGACCTGCAGCAGGGCGCCACCGTGCTCGACTTCGCCTACCAGGTGCACACCATGGTCGGGCATCGCTGCCGCGGGGCGAAGGTGGACGGGCGCATCGTCCAGCTCAACCATCAGTTGCGCAGCGGCGAGCGCGTCGAGATCCTCACCGGCAAGACCGCGGAACCGCGCCGCGACTGGCTGCAGGCCAGCAGCGGCTCTCTCGCCAGCAACCGTTCGCGCGAGAAGGTGCGCGCGTGGTTCAACAAGCTGGACCGCGCGCGCAACCTGCAGGCCGGGCGCGAGCTGCTGGACAAGGACCTGCGCCGGATGGGCCTGCTGCAGGCCGACCTGCAGCCGGTGCTGGGCAAGTTCAACGTCGACAGCATCGACGACCTGCTGGTGCTGGTCGCGCTGGGCGATGTCGGCCCGAACCAGGTCGGGCGCGCCTTGCTCGATCTCGAGAAGCCCGCCGAAGAACCCGCCTTGCCGGCCTCGCCCGCGCCGGCGAAAACGACCGCGCCGGCCGCAGGCACGGTCACCGTGCAGGGCGTCGACAACCTGCTGGCGCAGGTCGCGCGCTGCTGCCAGCCGCTGCCGGGCGAGGCCATCGTCGGCTATCTCACCCGCGCGCGCGGGGTCAGCGTGCATCGGCCCGATTGCGCCTCGTTCCTGCGCCTGGCCAGCAAGCAGCCGGCGCGGGTGCTGCCGGTGGAATGGGGCGCGCGCAGCGGTGGCCATGAAGTGGCGGTCCGGATCGAGGCGGTCGACCGCAAGTGGCTGCTGAAGGACATCACCACCCTGGTCGCGCAACTGGGCATCCATGTGCTCGGCCTGCACGCCGACCAGGCGCGCGATGGCAACGGACGGGTGGTGCTCAGCGTGCGCGTGCGCGTCGGCGACTACGGCCAGCTGGGCCTGTTGCTGGGACGGCTGGAAGCGATGGCCGGCATCGAATCCGCCCGCCGCGGTTGA